In the Theobroma cacao cultivar B97-61/B2 chromosome 1, Criollo_cocoa_genome_V2, whole genome shotgun sequence genome, one interval contains:
- the LOC18610960 gene encoding probable polyol transporter 6 yields the protein MGRQMTQVSMAAEAGENQTSLNKYACSCAIVASFISIIFGYDTGVMSGAMIFIKEDLKISDVQLEVLAGILNFCGLVGSLLAGRTSDYIGRRYTIVLASIIFLLGAILMGYAPNYAILMTGRCTAGVGVGFALMIAPVYSAEISSPSSRGLLSSLPELCISFGILLGYVSNYFFGKLTLRLGWRMMLGVAAIPSFALAFGVLKMPESPRWLVLQGRLSDARKILSLVSNTEEEAESRFRDIKVAAGIDANCIQDVVKPPSNSRGQGVWKELLLPTPTVRWILIAAIGIHFFEHATGIEAVILYSPRIFKKAGVDGKDKLLLATVGVGLTKTTFILVATFLLDKVGRRRLLLISTGGMVVALTALGFGLTMVERTGEKLLWALSLCIASTYIFVAFFSIGLAPVTWVYSAEIFPLKLRAQGVGIGVAVNRVMNATVSMSFISIYKAITIGGSFFMFAGIAVVAWWFFFFLLPETKGRSLEEIETLFTRKTKPKKEGLEIQPRSNAEA from the exons ATGGGCAGACAGATGACTCAGGTTTCAATGGCAGCCGAGGCAGGAGAAAACCAGACAAGCTTGAACAAATATGCTTGTTCATGTGCTATTGTTGCTTCCTTCATATCCATCATTTTTGGTTATG atACTGGAGTTATGAGCGGAGCCATGATTTTCATAAAGGAGGATCTCAAAATCAGTGACGTCCAACTGGAAGTCCTAGCCGGAATTCTGAATTTTTGCGGCCTGGTTGGTTCGCTGCTGGCGGGAAGAACGTCTGATTATATTGGACGTCGGTACACAATTGTGTTAGCCTCCATAATTTTCCTTCTGGGTGCAATCTTAATGGGTTATGCCCCAAACTATGCCATCCTGATGACCGGAAGATGCACTGCTGGAGTTGGCGTGGGCTTTGCCCTAATGATTGCTCCGGTTTACTCAGCAGAGATTTCATCTCCTTCCTCGCGAGGGTTATTGTCTTCTCTACCGGAGCTTTGCATTAGTTTTGGCATCTTACTTGGTTACGTATCCAATTATTTCTTTGGAAAACTGACTCTGAGACTTGGCTGGAGGATGATGCTTGGCGTTGCAGCAATCCCTTCATTTGCCTTAGCTTTTGGCGTACTGAAAATGCCAGAGTCTCCCAGATGGTTAGTACTACAAGGTCGTTTAAGTGACGCCAGGAAAATCCTGTCGCTGGTTTCCAACACCGAAGAAGAAGCTGAATCTCGGTTTCGTGACATTAAAGTTGCAGCTGGGATAGATGCAAATTGCATCCAGGATGTTGTCAAGCCTCCTAGTAACAGCCGCGGCCAAGGCGTGTGGAAGGAACTTTTGCTGCCTACACCCACCGTTCGTTGGATCCTGATTGCCGCCATCGGAATCCATTTCTTCGAGCATGCAACCGGCATCGAAGCTGTCATTTTGTACAGTCCAAGAATTTTCAAGAAAGCCGGAGTCGACGGCAAGGACAAGCTTTTGCTCGCCACAGTTGGGGTAGGGCTTACTAAGACAACGTTCATCTTAGTAGCCACATTTTTACTAGACAAAGTTGGGAGACGACGCCTTTTATTGATAAGCACCGGAGGAATGGTTGTAGCCTTGACAGCGTTAGGATTCGGCTTGACCATGGTAGAGCGAACTGGGGAAAAGCTTTTATGGGCACTAAGCCTTTGCATTGCATCTACATATATTTTTGTAGCTTTCTTCTCAATTGGACTTGCGCCCGTCACCTGGGTTTACAGTGCTGAGATATTTCCTCTGAAGTTAAGGGCACAAGGAGTCGGTATCGGTGTGGCTGTCAACAGGGTCATGAATGCGACGGTCTCCATGAGCTTTATCTCAATCTATAAAGCAATTACCATCGGAGGTAGCTTCTTTATGTTTGCAGGAATAGCTGTGGTGGCCTggtggtttttcttcttcctatTGCCAGAGACCAAAGGAAGGTCCTTGGAAGAGATAGAGACACTCTTCACCAGGAAGACGAAGCCTAAAAAAGAAGGCTTGGAAATTCAGCCGAGAAGCAATGCTGAAGCATAG